In Desertifilum tharense IPPAS B-1220, one genomic interval encodes:
- a CDS encoding ABC transporter substrate-binding protein, protein MRGERTGWKRGFTACFLMISVTFMSSCASTSASNTTGGRQVIRIAIGTQDQVINTAVGGAVVREMELLQKHLPRTGKYENVEYKIEWSSYTSGPPITNKMVAGQIDIGLMGDFPAVINMLTFQKEVANADSLFIGTLAYSPTGAGNAVVVPKDSPVTSLADLRGKTVSVPFGSAAHGMLLKALETANLNPEQDVKLISQSPEVGGSSLRTGQIDAHADFVPFGELFPFRGFARKIFDGAQTGKPTLHGIVVRSDFAEQYPEVVVAYLKAILEANQMFREEPEAIAANIQEWSGVEKEVVYMFLGPSGLQALSPAIEDVHLTALKNSVATLAELGRVDAGINPDSIVDWVDDRFLRQAIEEMNLDYDRLVAEAGNYVITGNDALTNEPITNPKMAAQLWVQGEETVMSFASIANMLQMLPKLQEEGKAANVLFVHDRENGWKLFAENSYFVQTGNEISAFLSAEAAQNAASASGGRVAAFKDLQQFYAQQSQQALLVAPR, encoded by the coding sequence ATGAGAGGAGAACGAACTGGCTGGAAAAGAGGATTTACCGCTTGCTTCTTGATGATTTCTGTTACATTTATGAGTTCCTGTGCAAGTACCTCAGCAAGCAACACCACAGGGGGGCGGCAAGTCATTCGGATTGCCATCGGAACTCAAGATCAAGTCATCAACACCGCCGTGGGGGGAGCAGTGGTTCGCGAGATGGAATTGCTGCAAAAGCATCTTCCTCGCACGGGCAAATATGAAAATGTTGAATATAAAATTGAGTGGTCTAGCTACACTTCAGGGCCACCGATTACTAACAAAATGGTCGCCGGACAGATTGATATTGGTCTGATGGGAGACTTTCCGGCGGTTATTAATATGCTGACGTTCCAGAAAGAAGTTGCCAACGCCGATTCTCTGTTTATTGGAACGCTAGCTTATAGTCCGACAGGGGCAGGAAATGCCGTTGTAGTTCCTAAAGATAGCCCTGTCACCTCCTTAGCCGATTTAAGAGGAAAAACCGTTTCGGTTCCCTTCGGTTCGGCCGCGCATGGGATGTTGCTCAAAGCATTAGAAACAGCCAATCTCAATCCCGAACAAGATGTCAAATTAATTAGCCAATCTCCCGAAGTGGGAGGAAGCAGCCTGCGTACTGGACAAATTGATGCTCATGCTGACTTCGTACCGTTTGGCGAGTTATTTCCCTTCCGAGGTTTTGCGCGTAAGATTTTTGATGGGGCGCAAACAGGTAAACCGACGCTACACGGGATTGTCGTTCGCTCTGATTTTGCCGAACAGTATCCGGAAGTGGTAGTTGCTTACTTAAAAGCAATTTTGGAAGCCAACCAAATGTTCCGGGAAGAACCAGAGGCGATCGCAGCTAACATCCAAGAATGGTCGGGCGTCGAAAAAGAAGTCGTTTATATGTTCCTCGGTCCTTCTGGGTTGCAAGCCTTAAGCCCCGCTATTGAAGACGTGCATTTAACTGCGCTGAAAAATAGCGTCGCCACCCTTGCTGAATTAGGGCGCGTCGATGCTGGCATTAATCCCGATAGTATTGTGGACTGGGTGGACGATCGCTTTCTCAGACAAGCCATTGAGGAAATGAACCTCGATTACGATCGCCTGGTTGCAGAGGCGGGAAATTACGTCATTACAGGCAACGACGCGCTGACGAACGAACCCATCACGAACCCGAAAATGGCCGCCCAACTTTGGGTACAAGGCGAAGAAACCGTGATGAGCTTTGCTTCAATCGCCAATATGCTACAGATGTTACCCAAGCTGCAAGAAGAAGGGAAAGCCGCTAACGTCCTATTTGTCCACGATCGCGAAAACGGTTGGAAGCTGTTTGCCGAAAACTCCTACTTTGTACAAACAGGAAACGAAATCTCCGCCTTTCTATCTGCGGAAGCGGCTCAGAATGCGGCTTCTGCCTCCGGAGGACGGGTTGCAGCCTTCAAGGACTTGCAACAATTTTATGCCCAACAGTCTCAGCAAGCACTGTTAGTGGCTCCTCGATAG
- a CDS encoding alpha/beta fold hydrolase, with the protein MKLSRKRLALLALASLLIVASWWGVAAARWGLQVRSLQQDNLPLLYLAPQQAQSVPGVLIAHGFAGSKQLMLGYGHVLARAGYGVMLWDFDGHGANANRLQRYELEQNLDVALQALLEQPEIDSTRLALLGHSMGSGMVMMQGVRDRDRFAATVAISPTGASVTPEAPRNLQLQAGSGEGRFVSNAERLLTQAGGENPNLATGEGRELVVIPGVEHITILFSDTSHQAALRWLNATFGNPQESQYADRRMAWYGLHLLGWLLGLTTVAPLLRASEERAVKIPQIRRWGGLIASPVVATVGLILLSQRFELQALGGVQVGGAVGVWFLLAGGTWLAILGQIPRPHLRTIGLGVLLFALLWVAFGAMAQVVWLQWWLIPMRLRLWLPIAIACLPWFLASGIVQQNLGIAQRFLWWFAQSAILIGGFVLTLNYLPQLGFMFLLLPLFPPLIGILSLIAGLFNQAWVYALGSALFFGWLLAAGFPLSA; encoded by the coding sequence ATGAAATTAAGCCGCAAACGGTTGGCACTTTTGGCACTTGCCAGCCTGTTAATTGTCGCATCTTGGTGGGGAGTTGCGGCGGCTAGATGGGGGTTGCAAGTGCGATCGCTCCAACAGGATAACCTCCCCCTCCTCTATCTTGCCCCCCAACAAGCCCAATCGGTTCCCGGAGTCCTCATCGCCCACGGTTTTGCAGGTTCTAAGCAACTGATGCTCGGTTATGGCCATGTTTTAGCCCGCGCTGGCTATGGGGTGATGCTGTGGGATTTTGATGGACATGGGGCGAATGCCAACCGCTTGCAACGCTATGAGTTAGAACAAAACCTCGATGTTGCCCTGCAAGCCCTCTTAGAACAACCCGAAATTGACTCCACTCGCCTCGCCCTGTTAGGGCATTCTATGGGTAGCGGTATGGTGATGATGCAGGGCGTTCGCGATCGCGATCGGTTTGCAGCCACCGTTGCCATTTCTCCCACAGGCGCTAGCGTCACGCCTGAAGCCCCGCGCAACCTGCAATTACAGGCGGGTAGCGGCGAGGGCAGATTTGTCAGCAATGCCGAACGACTGCTAACCCAAGCAGGCGGCGAGAACCCCAATTTAGCCACAGGTGAAGGGCGAGAATTGGTGGTGATACCGGGAGTCGAACATATCACCATCCTATTTAGCGATACCAGCCATCAAGCCGCCTTGCGCTGGCTGAATGCCACCTTTGGCAACCCCCAAGAGAGTCAGTACGCCGATCGGCGCATGGCTTGGTATGGCTTGCATCTGTTGGGATGGCTGTTAGGTTTAACGACAGTTGCACCGCTGCTGAGGGCGTCGGAAGAGCGGGCGGTCAAAATTCCCCAAATTCGGCGTTGGGGCGGCTTAATCGCGTCGCCAGTAGTCGCTACGGTGGGATTAATCCTCTTGAGCCAGCGTTTTGAACTGCAAGCCTTGGGCGGCGTTCAGGTGGGGGGCGCTGTCGGCGTCTGGTTTTTGCTGGCTGGAGGGACGTGGTTAGCCATTTTAGGTCAGATTCCCCGTCCCCATCTACGGACAATCGGCCTCGGTGTTTTGCTGTTTGCACTGCTGTGGGTTGCTTTTGGGGCAATGGCGCAAGTCGTTTGGCTCCAGTGGTGGCTGATTCCGATGCGGTTGAGGTTGTGGTTGCCGATCGCGATCGCCTGTTTGCCCTGGTTCTTAGCTTCCGGCATTGTCCAGCAAAATCTAGGAATTGCTCAACGCTTCCTGTGGTGGTTCGCCCAAAGTGCCATCTTAATCGGTGGATTTGTTTTAACCCTCAACTATCTCCCGCAATTGGGGTTTATGTTCTTGCTTTTGCCCTTATTTCCGCCGCTGATTGGCATTCTTTCTCTCATTGCAGGTTTATTCAATCAAGCTTGGGTTTATGCCCTGGGTTCTGCGCTGTTCTTCGGATGGTTGCTCGCCGCCGGTTTTCCGCTCTCTGCTTGA
- a CDS encoding SDR family oxidoreductase: protein MHFTNKTIIITGASAGIGRTLSLSLAQQGANLVLAARDATALAEVADACHKGGGNAIAIPTDVTQPQACQHLIEQAIATFGQIDILVNNAGISMLAPFEQVTDLSIFEQVMQVNYLGAVYCTHYALPYLKTSRGLLVAISSLCGKTAVPTRTGYVASKHALQGFCDTLRIELRGTGVDVLVVSPGFVATDIRKRAFGADGQTLGNSPRDESRGNMSVEECVRQILRAMEKRQREQIMTPKGKVIPWVKLIAPGIVDRLAAKAAGWKS, encoded by the coding sequence GTGCATTTCACGAATAAAACCATTATTATTACAGGGGCTTCGGCAGGAATTGGGCGAACTTTATCCTTATCCTTAGCTCAACAAGGGGCGAACCTTGTTTTAGCAGCACGCGATGCTACTGCACTGGCGGAAGTTGCAGATGCGTGTCACAAAGGGGGCGGAAATGCGATCGCAATTCCCACCGATGTCACCCAACCCCAAGCCTGTCAGCACCTAATTGAGCAAGCGATCGCCACCTTTGGGCAAATTGATATTTTGGTGAATAATGCCGGAATTTCCATGCTGGCACCTTTTGAACAGGTGACAGACCTTTCCATCTTTGAGCAGGTGATGCAAGTCAACTATCTCGGCGCGGTATACTGCACCCACTATGCCTTACCTTACCTGAAAACTAGCCGAGGTCTATTAGTTGCCATCTCCTCCCTGTGCGGGAAAACCGCAGTTCCCACCCGTACCGGATATGTGGCTAGCAAACACGCCCTGCAAGGCTTCTGCGATACGCTGCGAATTGAATTGCGAGGAACAGGGGTGGATGTTTTGGTGGTTTCGCCCGGATTTGTTGCCACTGATATCCGCAAACGCGCTTTCGGGGCAGATGGGCAAACTTTGGGCAACAGTCCCCGCGATGAGAGTCGGGGAAATATGTCTGTAGAAGAATGCGTTCGGCAAATTCTGAGGGCAATGGAAAAACGCCAGCGAGAACAAATTATGACCCCCAAAGGGAAAGTCATCCCTTGGGTAAAATTAATCGCGCCGGGAATTGTCGATCGTTTAGCTGCAAAAGCGGCTGGTTGGAAGTCATGA
- a CDS encoding Uma2 family endonuclease — MSTEIIPAENLQTSPAVDWEPPMPPTDLIFDDGEPLETHRHRTAMNTLIRSLTHAYADRNDFFTGGNMFIYYSSEQARNRDFRGPDFFAVLGIDGTYTRQGWVVWEEQGRYPDVIVELMSSSTATVDVTTKKELYERTFRTPDYFVYHPFDPNSLKGWRLGANLRYEELTPNERGWLWCETLGFWLGTWEGTIEREPAIWLRFYDTDGNLVLLPEEAAQQQAEAAQQQAEAAQQQAEAAQQQVEAAQRQAEAERQRAERLAAKLRELGIEPDSV; from the coding sequence ATGTCAACTGAAATCATTCCAGCCGAGAATCTCCAAACATCGCCTGCGGTAGACTGGGAACCCCCAATGCCACCCACAGACTTAATCTTTGATGACGGAGAACCCTTGGAAACTCACCGCCACCGCACCGCGATGAATACCTTGATTCGTTCGCTAACTCATGCCTATGCCGATCGTAATGATTTCTTTACGGGGGGCAATATGTTCATCTACTACAGTAGCGAACAAGCTCGAAATCGAGATTTTCGAGGGCCTGATTTTTTCGCTGTTTTAGGGATTGATGGCACTTACACCCGCCAAGGTTGGGTGGTTTGGGAAGAACAGGGACGTTATCCTGATGTCATTGTGGAATTGATGTCTAGCAGTACCGCCACAGTAGATGTCACCACCAAAAAAGAGCTTTACGAACGCACCTTTCGCACCCCTGATTACTTTGTCTACCATCCCTTCGATCCCAACTCGCTGAAAGGATGGCGCTTAGGTGCCAATTTGCGCTACGAGGAATTAACCCCGAATGAACGCGGCTGGTTGTGGTGCGAAACTTTAGGCTTTTGGCTAGGCACCTGGGAAGGAACGATAGAACGCGAACCCGCAATTTGGCTAAGGTTCTACGATACAGACGGGAATTTAGTTCTATTACCCGAAGAAGCCGCACAGCAGCAAGCTGAAGCCGCACAACAACAAGCTGAAGCTGCACAACAACAAGCTGAAGCTGCACAGCAGCAAGTCGAAGCCGCACAACGACAAGCTGAAGCCGAACGTCAGCGGGCTGAACGGTTAGCTGCGAAGTTACGAGAATTAGGGATAGAACCGGATAGCGTGTGA
- the sir gene encoding sulfite reductase, ferredoxin dependent — protein MAQTLTPSAETQKRSKVEDLKENSNYLREPVASELLEDTTHFSNDAIQILKFHGSYQQDNRDNRVKGQEKDYQFMLRTRNPGGFIPPQLYLALDNLSDQYGNGTLRVTTRQGFQLHGILKKNLKAAIATIVQNMGSTLGACGDLNRNVMAPPAPYKTRPDYQYAWEYADKIADLLRPQTGAYYEIWLDGEKAISAEEAPEVKAARESNGNGTLIHGKEEPIYGDRYMPRKFKITVTVPGDNSIDLFTNDLSLVVLLNDAGELEGFNVYAGGGLGRTHNKEETFARLADPIGYVAKDDVYDLVKAIVATQRDYGDRAERRHARMKYLLHDWGVDKFRQTVERYFGKPIEPFRPLPAFEYRDYLGWNEQGDGKLFVGISIENGRVKDEGNFQLKSALREIVERFNLPMRLTANHNVILYEIAPEDQIEIDRLLRDRGITINPTEIDPLVRYSMACPALPTCGLAIAESERALPGFLDRIRALLNKLGLEQEHFVIRMTGCPNGCARPYMAELGFVGQAPNAYQVWLGGNPSQTCLAEPYLDKMKGEDLEATLEPLLSYFKQESLQRAEPESFGEFCHRVGFDALRRFAASYQPQTEAATTVKDSTSLGKIRYRVGVRDRTYNLLKDAAAKNGKSMTQLVAEAVDAYFGNSAE, from the coding sequence ATGGCTCAAACCTTAACCCCCTCTGCTGAAACTCAAAAACGCTCTAAAGTCGAAGACCTTAAAGAAAATAGTAACTATTTGCGCGAACCTGTCGCCTCAGAGCTATTAGAAGACACTACACATTTTTCTAACGACGCGATCCAGATCCTCAAATTTCACGGTTCGTATCAGCAGGACAACCGGGATAACCGCGTTAAAGGTCAAGAGAAAGACTACCAGTTCATGTTGCGGACGCGCAATCCAGGTGGCTTTATCCCTCCTCAACTGTATCTGGCGTTAGATAACTTATCTGACCAATATGGTAACGGGACTCTGCGCGTTACCACCCGTCAAGGCTTTCAACTCCACGGCATTCTCAAGAAGAATCTGAAAGCGGCAATTGCCACCATCGTCCAAAACATGGGTTCCACATTAGGCGCTTGTGGCGACCTCAATCGTAACGTTATGGCCCCGCCTGCGCCCTATAAGACCCGTCCAGATTACCAATACGCCTGGGAGTACGCTGATAAGATTGCCGACCTGCTGCGGCCCCAGACAGGGGCGTATTACGAGATTTGGTTAGATGGGGAAAAGGCAATCAGCGCCGAAGAAGCACCCGAAGTCAAAGCCGCCAGAGAAAGTAATGGCAACGGTACCCTCATTCACGGCAAAGAGGAACCGATTTATGGCGATCGCTATATGCCGCGCAAGTTTAAAATTACCGTGACGGTACCGGGCGATAACTCCATTGACCTGTTTACCAATGACCTGAGTTTAGTCGTTCTACTCAACGATGCTGGCGAATTGGAAGGCTTTAACGTCTATGCTGGCGGTGGGTTAGGACGAACCCATAATAAAGAGGAAACCTTTGCCCGTCTAGCCGATCCGATTGGTTATGTGGCCAAAGATGATGTGTACGATCTGGTGAAAGCCATTGTCGCCACGCAACGGGATTATGGCGATCGCGCCGAACGCCGTCATGCCAGAATGAAATATCTGCTGCACGATTGGGGCGTTGATAAATTCCGCCAAACCGTCGAACGCTATTTTGGCAAACCCATCGAACCCTTCCGTCCTTTACCCGCCTTTGAATATCGTGACTATTTAGGTTGGAACGAACAAGGCGACGGGAAACTGTTTGTAGGAATTTCCATTGAAAATGGTCGAGTCAAAGATGAAGGTAACTTTCAACTCAAAAGTGCCTTGCGGGAAATTGTCGAACGCTTCAACCTCCCCATGCGTCTAACGGCGAACCATAACGTCATTTTGTACGAAATTGCTCCCGAAGACCAAATCGAAATCGATCGCCTATTGCGCGATCGCGGCATTACGATTAATCCTACCGAAATCGATCCCTTAGTGCGCTATTCTATGGCTTGTCCCGCCTTACCCACTTGCGGGTTAGCCATTGCCGAATCAGAACGCGCCTTACCCGGTTTCCTAGATCGCATCCGCGCTTTACTCAATAAACTGGGATTAGAGCAAGAACACTTCGTTATCCGCATGACTGGCTGCCCGAATGGTTGTGCTAGACCGTATATGGCAGAATTAGGATTTGTGGGACAAGCACCGAACGCCTATCAAGTTTGGTTAGGCGGAAACCCCAGCCAAACCTGTTTAGCAGAACCTTACCTCGATAAGATGAAAGGTGAGGATTTAGAAGCCACCTTAGAACCCCTTCTCAGCTACTTCAAACAGGAAAGCCTGCAACGGGCAGAACCCGAAAGTTTTGGTGAATTTTGTCATCGCGTCGGTTTTGATGCCTTGCGTCGCTTTGCAGCCAGCTATCAACCCCAAACCGAGGCCGCAACAACCGTTAAAGATAGCACCAGTTTAGGCAAAATCCGCTATCGGGTGGGCGTGCGCGATCGCACCTACAACCTGTTAAAAGATGCCGCCGCTAAAAATGGTAAATCCATGACGCAACTGGTTGCTGAAGCGGTGGATGCTTACTTTGGAAATAGCGCCGAATAA
- a CDS encoding chlororespiratory reduction protein 7 codes for MPDSIMYDYDAFVVLEPNQPEQFLSPEELLEKLKGVLAQQDNLPRDLQKFSTLDEQAQYLMEIACEFTISPGHYLQWYAVRLEK; via the coding sequence ATGCCAGACTCAATCATGTATGACTATGACGCGTTTGTCGTGTTAGAACCCAACCAACCCGAACAGTTTCTCAGCCCAGAAGAGTTGCTAGAAAAACTCAAAGGGGTTTTAGCCCAACAAGACAACCTACCTAGAGATTTGCAAAAATTCTCCACCTTGGACGAACAAGCCCAATATTTAATGGAAATTGCCTGCGAATTTACCATAAGTCCCGGTCATTATCTGCAATGGTATGCGGTGCGACTGGAAAAATAG